In Heterodontus francisci isolate sHetFra1 chromosome 48, sHetFra1.hap1, whole genome shotgun sequence, a single window of DNA contains:
- the LOC137357557 gene encoding stress-associated endoplasmic reticulum protein 2, translating to MVAKQRIRMANEKHSKNITQRGNVARSTRPLQEERAPVAPWLLALFVFVVCGSAIFQIIQSIRMGA from the exons ATGGTGGCGAAGCAGCGGATCCGCATGGCCAACGAGAAGCACAGTAAAAACATCACCCAGCGGGGGAACGTGGCGCGGAGCACC AGGCCCCTCCAGGAGGAGAGGGCACCGGTGGCTCCTTGGTTGTTGGCACTCTTTGTATTCGTGGTGTGTGGATCAG CGATTTTCCAGATTATTCAGAGCATCCGGATGGGAGCTTGA